The following nucleotide sequence is from Candidatus Cloacimonadota bacterium.
TATTCTGGATATTTTTTATATATTTGTCGCCAATATTTTTTTACATACTTATCTTCATTTAGAAAGGCGGGCCAGGGTTCTTTGTGAAGTTGATTAATTACACTTATTAAATTTTGATTGTCAGATAATTTTTCTACAAGCATTTTATGTATTGTTTATAAGATATTGTCATACAATTATTAGATTACTGATTTTGCAGGAATGACAAACAGGCGGAATTTTGATTTTCCCCATAAATTGTGTTCGCGAAAAATGAACATAAAATAATGATTAAAATGCATAATGTGTTGAATTTTGGACTCATTTTAGTTCATCCTTTTGTTTCATTTTCCATCCCCGCGGACACGGAGATTACAGAATATATTTTGTCAAATCCTCATCAGTAATAATCTTTTCCAGTAGTTTACTTACATCCTCTTTCGTGACTTTTACTTTTTTACATTCAGGGTCTGGAAGATTATATAAATATTCTTCAAGGAGGATAGTCATTATTGTATGGAGTCTTCTTGCACCGATATCTTCCATTTTGGCATTTGCCATAGCAGCATAGTTTGAAATCTCTTTTATTGCACCTTTTGTGAAAGTAACATCCACATCTTCCGTTTTCAGCAAAGCGGTATATTGTTTCATAAGAGCGTTTTTAGGCAATGTTAGAATTTTTGCAAAATCTTCTTTTGTCAGGCTTTGCAATTCTACTCTAATTGGAAATCTTCCCTGCAATTCAGGTATCAGGTCAGAAGGTTTGGAAACATTAAAAGCGCCGGAAGCTATGAAAAGAATATGAGTTGTATCTACCATACCATATTTAGTAGGCACATTTGAGCCTTCTATGATTGGAAGTAGGTCTCGTTGAACACCTTCCCGGGATACATCTGGACCCGATTTAGATTTTTCTCCAGCAATCTTATCAATTTCATCAAGGAAAATGATGCCGTTTTGTTCAACTCTTCTGATAGCAATTTCTTTTACTTCGTTCATATCAACCAATTTTCTTGATTCAGAATAGAATAGGAAATCTAACGCCTCATTAACTTTCATCTGTTTACGTTTACCTATCTGGCCTGGCATAAATCCTGCTAACATTTCGCCCATATTGATGTCAAAGCTATCCAGTCCCATACTTGAGAATATTTCAACTCTGGGTTCAGGCAATTCATCAATTTTGACTTCCACAATTCTTTCATCCAAAGATCCTTTATGGAGCATTTTTCGCAACTTTTCTCTGGTTTGTTTTTGCATCTTTTTTGCTTCTTCAAGCTCTAACCTTTCTTGCTGCCGCTGTTCAAGACTAAGATTTGCTTTTCTTTTCCTTTTTATAGGTGGAAGTAAAAGGTCAAGCACTCTTTCTTCAGCTCGTTTTCTTGCTTGCTCTTCTACAGCAATCGTCATCTCTTCCCTTACTTGACTTACAGCAAGGTTAACAAGTTCACGAATAATTGCCTCTACATCTCTACCCACATAGCCCACTTCTGTAAACTTTGATGCCTCAATTTTAATAAACGGAGCATTTACGAGATTAGAAAGCCGTCTTGAAATTTCTGTTTTGCCAACACCGGTAGGCCCAATTAGAATAATATTGTTTGGTAGGATTTCATCACGCAGTTCTTCAGACACATTTTGGCGACGCCAGCGGTTACGAAGAGCTATTGCAACTGCTTTTTTTGCTTTATCCTGACTGATAATATATTTGTTAAGCTCTTTAACAATTT
It contains:
- the hslU gene encoding ATP-dependent protease ATPase subunit HslU; this encodes MEMKELTPKQIVKELNKYIISQDKAKKAVAIALRNRWRRQNVSEELRDEILPNNIILIGPTGVGKTEISRRLSNLVNAPFIKIEASKFTEVGYVGRDVEAIIRELVNLAVSQVREEMTIAVEEQARKRAEERVLDLLLPPIKRKRKANLSLEQRQQERLELEEAKKMQKQTREKLRKMLHKGSLDERIVEVKIDELPEPRVEIFSSMGLDSFDINMGEMLAGFMPGQIGKRKQMKVNEALDFLFYSESRKLVDMNEVKEIAIRRVEQNGIIFLDEIDKIAGEKSKSGPDVSREGVQRDLLPIIEGSNVPTKYGMVDTTHILFIASGAFNVSKPSDLIPELQGRFPIRVELQSLTKEDFAKILTLPKNALMKQYTALLKTEDVDVTFTKGAIKEISNYAAMANAKMEDIGARRLHTIMTILLEEYLYNLPDPECKKVKVTKEDVSKLLEKIITDEDLTKYIL